The Oxalobacteraceae bacterium OTU3CINTB1 genome includes a window with the following:
- a CDS encoding RluA family pseudouridine synthase, with protein sequence MKMQNDVVPPSTPLPLQAQFVTITEEEAGQRIDNYLLRICKGVPKSHVYRILRSGEVRVNKGRIDQLYRLVQGDVVRIPPVRIAEKADTTHVPAAEFKVIFEDSHLLVIDKPAGVAVHGGSGVSFGVIEQLRASRPDAKFLELVHRLDRDTSGLLLLAKKRSALTNLHEQMRDGHTDKRYLTMVAGDWKNARQHVKLPLHKYTTADGERRVAVQADGLPSHTVFSLLKKFKDFALLEAELKTGRTHQIRVHLSSSGFAILGDDKYGDFALNRVLLKADATRGALKRMFLHAHQITFTHPDSGKIMTLNAPLAAECERFLVSLGKPLN encoded by the coding sequence ATGAAGATGCAAAATGATGTTGTTCCCCCTTCAACACCGCTGCCGCTGCAAGCACAATTCGTCACCATCACTGAAGAAGAAGCCGGTCAACGCATCGATAACTACTTGTTGCGTATTTGCAAAGGCGTCCCGAAAAGCCACGTTTATCGCATCCTGCGCTCGGGCGAAGTGCGCGTCAACAAGGGTCGTATCGACCAGTTGTACCGTCTGGTGCAGGGCGACGTGGTGCGGATTCCGCCGGTGCGCATCGCGGAAAAAGCCGACACCACGCATGTGCCGGCGGCCGAATTCAAGGTGATTTTCGAAGACAGCCACTTATTAGTGATCGACAAGCCGGCCGGCGTGGCCGTCCATGGTGGCTCGGGCGTGTCGTTCGGCGTCATCGAACAGTTGCGCGCTTCGCGTCCGGACGCCAAGTTCCTTGAACTGGTGCACCGGCTTGACCGCGACACGTCCGGTCTGCTGTTGTTGGCGAAGAAACGTTCGGCGCTGACCAACCTGCACGAGCAGATGCGCGACGGCCATACCGACAAGCGCTACCTGACCATGGTCGCCGGCGATTGGAAAAACGCGCGCCAGCACGTCAAGCTGCCGCTGCACAAATACACCACGGCCGACGGCGAGCGCCGCGTGGCGGTGCAGGCCGACGGCTTGCCCTCGCACACCGTCTTCTCGCTGCTGAAGAAATTCAAGGATTTCGCCCTGCTGGAAGCCGAGCTGAAGACCGGACGCACGCACCAGATCCGCGTTCACCTGTCATCGTCCGGCTTCGCCATCCTTGGCGACGACAAATACGGCGATTTCGCCCTGAACCGGGTGCTGCTCAAGGCCGACGCCACGCGCGGCGCGCTCAAGCGCATGTTCCTTCACGCCCATCAAATTACGTTCACCCACCCTGATTCCGGAAAAATCATGACGTTGAACGCGCCATTGGCCGCCGAATGTGAACGATTCTTGGTAAGCTTGGGAAAACCTCTTAACTAA
- a CDS encoding HAD-IIIA family hydrolase: MARKQFDLIVFDWDGTLMDSTSTIVKCIQAAARDLSLPIPRDDVAAHVIGLGLHEAMQAVLPEIDPSYYPRMVERYRYHFLSRDHELVLFPGVQDMLVELSQNGYFLAVATGKSRVGLNRAMNDVKLLSMFDATRCADETFSKPHPAMLQELTRELGQDMRRTVMIGDTTHDLLMANNAGASGIAVQYGAHPVDQLAACNPLYSAATVAELHQWLSEHA; this comes from the coding sequence ATGGCAAGAAAGCAATTTGATCTGATCGTCTTCGATTGGGATGGGACCTTGATGGATTCCACCTCAACGATCGTGAAGTGCATACAGGCGGCGGCGCGCGACCTGTCCCTGCCGATCCCGCGCGACGACGTGGCCGCCCACGTCATCGGCCTCGGCCTGCACGAAGCGATGCAGGCGGTGCTGCCGGAAATCGACCCCTCGTACTATCCGCGCATGGTGGAGCGTTACCGCTACCACTTCCTGTCGCGCGACCATGAGCTGGTGCTGTTCCCCGGCGTGCAGGATATGCTGGTGGAACTGTCGCAGAACGGCTATTTCCTGGCCGTGGCCACCGGTAAAAGCCGGGTCGGCTTGAACCGGGCGATGAACGACGTTAAGCTGTTGTCGATGTTCGACGCCACCCGTTGTGCCGACGAAACGTTCTCCAAGCCGCATCCGGCCATGTTGCAAGAACTGACGCGGGAGTTGGGCCAGGATATGCGCCGTACCGTGATGATCGGCGATACTACGCACGATTTGCTGATGGCAAACAATGCCGGGGCGTCCGGCATCGCGGTGCAGTACGGCGCCCATCCGGTCGATCAGCTGGCGGCATGCAATCCGCTGTATTCGGCGGCGACCGTGGCCGAACTGCATCAATGGTTGAGCGAGCACGCTTGA
- a CDS encoding Rieske 2Fe-2S domain-containing protein: MSEEILVCASDDVLEGGKGVRFGVTAGGADGTGFVVRYGGKPYAYLNRCAHVPIELDWAEGEFFESSGLYLMCATHGAIYVPESGLCAGGPCRGGRLRPIGVVEHDQRIFWQPDDYVRPLVPKTPENLLPK; this comes from the coding sequence ATGAGTGAAGAAATACTGGTTTGCGCGTCGGACGACGTGCTGGAGGGCGGCAAGGGCGTGCGCTTCGGCGTCACCGCCGGCGGCGCCGACGGTACCGGCTTCGTGGTCCGCTACGGCGGCAAACCTTATGCCTACCTGAATCGCTGCGCCCACGTGCCGATCGAGCTCGATTGGGCGGAAGGCGAGTTTTTCGAGTCCAGCGGCCTGTATCTGATGTGTGCCACCCACGGCGCGATTTATGTGCCGGAGAGCGGCTTGTGCGCCGGCGGTCCCTGCCGGGGCGGACGCCTGCGGCCGATCGGCGTGGTCGAACACGACCAGCGGATCTTCTGGCAACCCGACGACTACGTGCGCCCGCTTGTCCCCAAAACGCCTGAAAACCTTCTACCAAAGTAA
- a CDS encoding S49 family peptidase — protein MSDNIDSHHLPPTPAQPVTPSVPASNWEREVLEKLVFATLKEQKSARRWGIFFKFATLLVIVVALGTYFDFSWTGSEETLGRHTALIEIEGAIESEGSGAASVVIPALNKAFSDSGSVAVVMHINSPGGSPVQAGMIVDEMTRLRKGYPGKPLYVVVDEICASGCYYIAAGADRIYVNKASIVGSIGVLMDGFGFTGFMDKVGVERRLLTAGENKGFMDPFTPLTEKHKQYAQAMLDEIHQQFIQVVRNGRGKRLKESPEMFSGLFWTGAKSIDMGLADALGTVDSVARDVIRAEDIVDYTQHEGLPERVLKKFGAAMGAGAMKSAVGTVTPSLR, from the coding sequence ATGAGCGACAACATCGACAGCCACCACCTCCCACCGACGCCGGCGCAGCCGGTCACCCCGAGCGTACCCGCGTCCAACTGGGAGCGCGAGGTACTGGAAAAACTGGTGTTCGCCACGTTGAAAGAGCAAAAGTCGGCGCGCCGCTGGGGTATTTTCTTCAAGTTCGCCACCTTGCTGGTGATCGTCGTCGCGCTGGGCACTTACTTCGATTTCAGCTGGACCGGCTCGGAGGAAACGCTGGGCCGCCACACCGCGCTGATCGAAATCGAAGGCGCCATCGAATCGGAAGGCAGCGGCGCCGCCTCGGTGGTGATCCCGGCGCTGAACAAGGCGTTTTCCGACTCCGGTTCGGTCGCCGTCGTCATGCACATCAACAGCCCCGGCGGCAGTCCGGTCCAGGCCGGGATGATCGTCGACGAGATGACCCGCCTGCGCAAGGGCTATCCCGGCAAGCCGCTGTACGTGGTGGTCGATGAAATTTGCGCCTCCGGCTGCTATTACATCGCCGCCGGCGCCGACCGCATTTACGTCAACAAGGCCAGCATCGTCGGCTCCATCGGCGTGCTGATGGACGGTTTCGGCTTCACCGGCTTCATGGACAAGGTCGGCGTCGAGCGCCGGCTGCTGACGGCCGGCGAGAACAAGGGGTTCATGGACCCGTTCACGCCGCTGACGGAAAAGCATAAACAGTACGCGCAGGCGATGCTCGACGAGATCCACCAGCAGTTCATCCAGGTGGTGCGCAACGGCCGCGGCAAGCGGCTCAAGGAAAGCCCTGAAATGTTCTCCGGCCTGTTCTGGACCGGCGCCAAGTCGATCGACATGGGCCTGGCCGACGCCCTGGGCACGGTCGACAGCGTCGCGCGCGATGTCATCCGCGCCGAGGACATCGTCGACTACACCCAGCATGAAGGCCTGCCCGAGCGCGTGCTGAAGAAATTCGGCGCGGCGATGGGTGCCGGCGCGATGAAATCGGCGGTCGGTACCGTGACGCCGAGCCTGCGCTGA
- a CDS encoding 16S rRNA pseudouridine(516) synthase: protein MSKLSLDRILQSQGYGTRKYCRSLIEDGEVSINGVVHDNYKAGIETDGLVLTIFDEEWVYREHLYIALHKPANFECSRKPSHHPGVLTLLPEQFTWRDVQPVGRLDHDTTGMLLMSDDGPFIHAQSSPKRHVPKIYQATTQAPVTDELVAQLLAGVQLHDEPAPLAAQTCVRRGEHLLEIVLEQGKYHQVKRMLAAAGNHCSALHRSAIGGLTLESLGIAEGEWCYLSAEQLALLAPSPAASATP from the coding sequence ATGAGTAAATTATCCCTGGACCGTATCCTGCAATCGCAGGGTTATGGCACGCGCAAGTACTGCCGCTCCCTCATCGAGGATGGCGAAGTGAGCATCAACGGCGTCGTGCACGACAACTATAAAGCCGGCATCGAGACCGATGGCCTGGTGTTGACCATCTTCGATGAGGAGTGGGTTTATCGCGAGCATCTGTACATCGCCCTGCACAAACCGGCCAATTTCGAGTGTTCGCGCAAGCCCAGCCACCATCCCGGCGTGCTGACCCTGCTGCCCGAGCAGTTCACGTGGCGCGACGTGCAGCCGGTCGGCCGGCTCGACCACGACACCACCGGCATGCTGCTGATGTCGGACGATGGCCCCTTTATCCATGCACAATCGTCGCCGAAGCGGCATGTGCCGAAGATTTACCAGGCCACCACGCAAGCGCCGGTTACCGATGAGCTGGTCGCGCAATTGCTGGCGGGCGTGCAATTGCACGACGAGCCGGCCCCGCTGGCGGCCCAGACCTGCGTACGCCGCGGCGAGCATCTGCTGGAGATCGTGCTCGAACAGGGTAAATATCACCAGGTCAAGCGCATGCTGGCCGCCGCCGGCAACCATTGCAGCGCGCTGCACCGTTCGGCCATCGGCGGCCTGACCCTGGAATCGCTCGGGATCGCCGAGGGCGAGTGGTGTTATCTGAGCGCCGAACAGCTGGCGTTGCTGGCGCCGTCGCCGGCGGCATCCGCCACGCCATGA
- a CDS encoding fumarylacetoacetate hydrolase family protein, translating to MKLATLKDGTRDGQLAVVSRDLKTAQLADGVARSLQRALDDWTFIAPQLEAIYQDLNQGRARRAFDFEPANCMAPLPRAFQWADGSAYVNHVELVRKARGAAMPDSFWDEPLMYQGGSDDLLGPTDDIELFHEQWGIDFEAEVAVITDDVPMGATPDQAQQRIRLLMLANDVSLRNLIPEELAKGFGFLQSKAATSFSPVAVTPDELDDAWKGGKVHLPLRSTWNGKLVGQPHAGVDMVFNFPKLIAHLAATRNVRAGSIVGSGTVSNKDAKRGYSCIAEQRALEMIAGGAPLTPFMAFGDTIRIEMLDGDGKSVFGAIDQKVVQKAS from the coding sequence ATGAAGCTGGCCACCCTGAAGGACGGCACCCGCGACGGCCAGCTGGCCGTCGTCTCGCGCGACCTCAAGACGGCGCAACTGGCCGACGGCGTGGCGCGCAGCCTGCAGCGCGCGCTCGACGACTGGACCTTCATCGCCCCGCAACTGGAGGCGATCTACCAGGATCTGAACCAGGGCCGCGCGCGCCGCGCCTTCGATTTCGAGCCGGCCAACTGCATGGCGCCGCTGCCGCGCGCATTCCAGTGGGCCGACGGCTCGGCCTACGTCAACCATGTCGAGCTGGTGCGCAAGGCGCGCGGCGCCGCGATGCCCGATTCTTTCTGGGATGAGCCGCTGATGTATCAGGGCGGCAGCGACGACCTGCTGGGGCCGACCGATGACATCGAACTGTTCCACGAGCAGTGGGGCATCGATTTCGAAGCGGAAGTGGCCGTGATCACCGACGATGTGCCCATGGGCGCGACGCCGGACCAGGCGCAACAGCGCATCCGGCTGCTGATGCTGGCCAACGACGTGTCGTTGCGCAACCTGATCCCGGAAGAACTGGCCAAGGGGTTTGGCTTTTTGCAAAGCAAGGCGGCCACCAGTTTCTCGCCGGTGGCGGTGACCCCGGACGAGCTCGATGACGCCTGGAAGGGCGGCAAGGTGCATTTGCCGCTGCGCTCGACGTGGAATGGCAAGCTGGTCGGCCAGCCACATGCCGGCGTCGACATGGTGTTCAACTTCCCGAAACTGATCGCCCACCTGGCGGCGACGCGCAACGTGCGGGCCGGGTCCATCGTCGGCTCGGGCACGGTGTCCAACAAGGACGCCAAACGGGGCTACTCCTGCATCGCCGAGCAGCGCGCGCTGGAAATGATCGCCGGCGGCGCGCCGCTCACGCCGTTCATGGCCTTCGGCGATACCATCCGCATCGAGATGCTCGACGGCGACGGCAAGTCGGTGTTCGGCGCCATCGACCAGAAGGTCGTGCAAAAGGCAAGCTAG
- the flhB gene encoding flagellar biosynthesis protein FlhB, protein MSEDSDAEKTEPASAKRLEQAREEGDVPRSREVATFTVLMSAGAGLWLTGDGLIRQLNSALVSGLTLNQEQIFNADVLINRILVDVVRVMVACLPLAVAVMVVALASPLLVGGWLFSGKAFMPKFSKLNPITGIGNMFSKNALVELFKAIAKALVVGVVAYMVVMKQKDAVIGLAVEPLKLGTVHLINMLGSSFLFIVGALGLIAAIDGPYQMWHYANKLKMTRQEMIQESKESDGNPQIKGKIRQLQREMAKRRMMADVPTADVVVTNPTHYAVALKYSDGMRGAPKVVAKGTDEVAAKIREIARDSKVTLLEAPALARALYQHTEIGDEIPEQLYAAVAEVLAYVFQLRLFSKGGSNRPDVPKTLDVPPELDPLNPAFIPRHGKKPDSHNGASA, encoded by the coding sequence ATGTCAGAAGATAGCGACGCAGAAAAGACCGAACCCGCGTCAGCGAAGCGCCTCGAGCAGGCGCGCGAGGAAGGCGACGTTCCCCGATCGCGGGAAGTGGCCACGTTTACCGTGTTGATGTCCGCCGGTGCCGGCCTGTGGCTGACCGGCGACGGCCTGATACGACAACTCAATTCCGCCCTGGTGTCCGGACTGACCTTGAACCAGGAGCAAATCTTCAATGCCGATGTGCTGATCAACCGCATCCTGGTCGACGTGGTGCGGGTGATGGTCGCCTGCCTGCCGCTGGCCGTCGCCGTGATGGTCGTTGCGCTGGCGTCGCCGCTGCTGGTGGGCGGCTGGCTGTTCAGCGGCAAAGCCTTCATGCCCAAGTTCAGCAAGCTCAATCCCATCACCGGCATCGGCAATATGTTCTCCAAGAACGCCTTGGTCGAACTGTTCAAGGCCATCGCCAAGGCGCTGGTGGTGGGCGTGGTCGCGTACATGGTGGTGATGAAGCAAAAGGACGCGGTGATCGGCCTGGCGGTCGAGCCGCTCAAGCTGGGCACCGTCCACTTGATCAATATGCTCGGCAGCAGTTTCCTGTTCATCGTCGGCGCGCTCGGCCTGATCGCCGCCATCGACGGCCCGTACCAGATGTGGCACTACGCTAACAAGCTGAAGATGACGCGCCAGGAAATGATCCAGGAGTCGAAGGAATCCGACGGCAATCCGCAAATCAAGGGCAAGATCCGCCAGCTGCAGCGCGAGATGGCCAAGCGCCGCATGATGGCCGACGTGCCCACCGCCGACGTGGTGGTGACCAACCCGACCCACTACGCGGTGGCGCTCAAGTACAGCGACGGCATGCGCGGCGCGCCGAAGGTGGTGGCCAAGGGCACCGACGAGGTGGCCGCCAAGATCCGCGAGATCGCCAGGGACAGCAAGGTCACCTTGCTGGAGGCGCCGGCGCTGGCGCGCGCGCTGTACCAGCACACCGAGATCGGCGATGAGATTCCCGAGCAGCTGTACGCGGCCGTGGCCGAGGTGCTGGCCTATGTCTTCCAGCTGCGGCTGTTCAGCAAGGGCGGCAGCAACCGTCCGGACGTGCCGAAGACCCTGGACGTGCCGCCGGAGCTCGATCCGCTGAACCCGGCCTTTATCCCCAGGCACGGCAAGAAACCAGATTCGCATAACGGAGCTTCCGCATGA
- the flhA gene encoding flagellar biosynthesis protein FlhA: MSNIKLPPWLQGIANSKNKSSLAAPILIIMLLGMMVLPLPAFVLDIFFSFNIALAVIVLLTSLYTVKPLDFMAFPTILLVSTMLRLSLNVASTRVVLTEGHTGADAAGKVIEAFGHFLIGGNYTVGLVVFIILTIINFTVVTKGAGRIAEVGARFALDAMPGKQMAIDADLNAGLIGEADARKRRSEVAQEAEFYGAMDGASKYVRGDAIAGIMVTVINVVGGLLVGVIQHDLPFGEAIKVYTLLAIGDGLVAQIPSLIISVAAGIVVSRVASDEDIGTQMVGQLFAKPQVLYITAAIIGGMGMIPGMPNLVFLMLAGVLGGSAYVMTKRAKAGGAAAAGAAAAEAAEPAAAPEQEEASWQDIMPVDTLGLEVGYRLIPLVDKTQGGELLKRIKGIRKKFAQEVGFLAPPVHIRDNLELKPSAYRITLKGVEVGAGEAFNGQFLAINPGMASGTLQGLVTTDPAFGLPATWIDAGQRDQAQGMGYTVVDAGTVVATHLNHLITTHASELLGRAEVQSLLDHLGKEAPKLVEDLVPKMVSLSTLQKVLQNLLMEGVHIRDMRSVIETLAEHAVHTQDPNDLTALVRISLGRAIVQQLFPGASELSVMTLDNRLERLLMQALAASGPDGAGIEPGLADTIAQQAQQAAQQQEALGLTPVLLVPGPLRALLSRFLRRALPQLKVLSHAEIPETKTIRVTALVGQQ; the protein is encoded by the coding sequence ATGAGCAACATCAAACTGCCGCCATGGCTGCAGGGCATCGCCAACAGCAAGAACAAGTCGAGCCTGGCCGCGCCCATCCTGATCATCATGCTGCTGGGGATGATGGTGCTGCCGCTGCCGGCGTTCGTGCTTGACATCTTCTTCAGCTTCAACATCGCGCTGGCGGTGATCGTGCTGCTGACCAGCCTGTACACCGTCAAGCCGCTCGACTTCATGGCCTTTCCGACCATCCTGCTGGTGTCGACCATGTTGCGCCTGTCGCTGAACGTGGCCTCGACCCGCGTGGTGCTGACCGAGGGCCACACCGGCGCCGACGCCGCCGGCAAGGTGATCGAAGCCTTCGGCCACTTCCTGATCGGCGGTAACTACACCGTCGGCCTGGTGGTGTTTATCATTTTGACCATCATTAACTTCACCGTGGTGACCAAGGGCGCCGGCCGTATCGCCGAAGTGGGCGCCCGTTTCGCGCTGGACGCGATGCCGGGCAAGCAAATGGCGATCGACGCCGACCTCAACGCCGGCCTGATCGGCGAGGCCGACGCCCGCAAGCGCCGCAGCGAAGTGGCGCAGGAAGCCGAGTTTTACGGCGCGATGGACGGCGCCAGCAAATACGTGCGCGGCGACGCCATCGCCGGCATCATGGTCACGGTCATCAACGTCGTCGGCGGTTTGCTGGTCGGCGTGATCCAGCACGACCTGCCGTTCGGCGAGGCGATCAAGGTGTACACGCTGCTGGCCATCGGTGACGGCCTGGTGGCGCAGATTCCGTCGCTGATCATTTCGGTGGCGGCCGGTATCGTGGTCTCGCGCGTGGCCAGCGACGAGGACATCGGCACGCAGATGGTGGGGCAGTTGTTCGCCAAGCCGCAGGTGCTCTACATTACCGCCGCCATCATCGGTGGCATGGGGATGATTCCGGGCATGCCCAACCTGGTGTTCCTGATGCTGGCAGGCGTGCTGGGCGGTTCGGCCTACGTGATGACCAAGCGCGCCAAGGCCGGCGGCGCCGCCGCCGCCGGGGCCGCCGCGGCCGAGGCCGCCGAGCCGGCCGCCGCGCCCGAGCAGGAGGAGGCCAGCTGGCAGGACATCATGCCGGTCGACACCCTGGGCCTGGAAGTGGGCTACCGCCTGATTCCGCTGGTCGACAAGACCCAGGGCGGCGAGCTGCTCAAGCGTATCAAGGGCATCCGCAAGAAGTTCGCGCAGGAGGTCGGTTTCCTGGCGCCGCCGGTGCACATCCGCGACAACCTGGAGCTCAAGCCGTCGGCCTACCGCATCACGCTCAAGGGCGTGGAGGTCGGCGCCGGCGAGGCCTTCAACGGCCAGTTCCTGGCGATCAATCCGGGCATGGCCAGCGGCACCCTGCAGGGCCTGGTGACCACCGATCCGGCCTTCGGCCTGCCGGCCACCTGGATCGACGCCGGCCAGCGCGACCAGGCCCAGGGCATGGGCTACACGGTGGTCGACGCCGGCACCGTGGTGGCCACCCACCTGAACCATTTGATCACGACCCACGCGTCCGAACTGCTGGGCCGCGCCGAGGTGCAGTCGCTGCTCGACCACCTGGGCAAGGAAGCGCCGAAGCTGGTGGAGGATCTGGTGCCGAAGATGGTGTCGCTGTCGACCCTGCAGAAGGTGCTGCAGAACCTGTTGATGGAAGGCGTACACATCCGTGACATGCGCTCGGTGATCGAGACCCTGGCCGAGCACGCCGTGCACACGCAGGACCCGAACGACCTGACGGCGCTGGTGCGCATCTCGCTGGGCCGGGCCATCGTGCAGCAGCTGTTCCCTGGCGCGTCCGAGCTGTCGGTGATGACCCTGGATAACCGTCTGGAACGCTTGCTGATGCAGGCGCTGGCGGCCAGCGGACCGGACGGCGCCGGCATCGAGCCGGGCCTGGCCGACACCATCGCCCAGCAGGCCCAGCAGGCGGCGCAGCAGCAGGAGGCGCTGGGCCTGACGCCGGTGCTGCTGGTGCCGGGTCCGCTGCGGGCGTTGCTGTCGCGCTTCCTGCGCCGCGCCTTGCCGCAGTTGAAGGTGCTGTCGCATGCGGAGATTCCGGAGACCAAAACCATCCGCGTGACGGCGCTGGTGGGGCAGCAGTAA
- a CDS encoding transposase produces MDDDFDTPWKEVVTHHFPDFMAFYFPQAHAAIDWSRPHEFLDQEFAALSRGAELGKRILDKLVRVSLHDGREQWVLVHLEGQGRHDKDFAERIFVYNYRVYDRYRQPVASLALLTDASKYWRPCAFSYYQRNWDRQRIINLYRVIDWIMSLPKELDARLHEGIVQWERRNAMTYLSSIERMSMERGMKKGEELGWRKGLEEGRQAGWKEGQQKGWQEGRQEGRQEGRREALLEMLTILLTERFGKLDAMSSAILTVADVDQLTAWSKNVLGARSLSEVFADK; encoded by the coding sequence ATGGATGATGATTTCGACACGCCCTGGAAGGAAGTGGTCACGCACCACTTTCCCGACTTCATGGCCTTCTATTTTCCGCAGGCGCACGCCGCGATCGACTGGTCGCGGCCGCACGAATTCCTCGATCAGGAATTTGCCGCGCTGAGCCGCGGTGCCGAGCTCGGCAAGCGGATACTCGACAAGCTGGTGCGGGTCAGTCTGCACGACGGGCGCGAGCAATGGGTGCTGGTGCATCTGGAAGGGCAGGGGCGGCATGACAAGGATTTCGCCGAGCGTATATTCGTCTACAACTATCGCGTCTACGACCGTTATCGACAGCCCGTGGCCAGCCTGGCGTTGCTCACCGATGCCAGCAAATACTGGCGGCCCTGCGCCTTTTCCTACTATCAGCGAAACTGGGATCGCCAGCGTATCATTAACCTGTATCGCGTGATCGACTGGATCATGTCGTTGCCGAAGGAACTGGATGCCCGACTGCATGAGGGTATCGTGCAATGGGAAAGGAGGAATGCCATGACTTATCTGTCTTCGATAGAACGTATGAGTATGGAACGCGGCATGAAAAAAGGGGAGGAGCTGGGGTGGCGGAAAGGGCTGGAGGAAGGGCGGCAAGCGGGCTGGAAAGAAGGACAACAAAAAGGGTGGCAAGAAGGACGGCAAGAAGGACGGCAAGAAGGACGGCGCGAGGCGCTGCTGGAAATGTTGACGATTTTGCTAACCGAGCGTTTCGGTAAGCTCGACGCGATGAGCAGCGCTATTCTCACAGTGGCCGATGTCGACCAGCTCACGGCGTGGAGCAAAAACGTCCTCGGCGCCCGCAGCTTGTCCGAGGTGTTTGCTGATAAATAG
- the flhF gene encoding flagellar biosynthesis protein FlhF produces the protein MNVKKFSAPTSREALRKVRESLGPDAVILSNRQSDGGVEILALANDDAASLSSPAPHSPMAEPVPSLDLGLGLGLPAGRVEQRMEPRFDNRAAEMPAEPVRRVVASPSSYASKTAAATHAAAPSAPAQPRAPSIDVDQITAMVASAVASAKQNAAAEMQVMMGEIRAMRGMMETQLAEIAWGSTQAREPQKAAVLREMLAAGFSASLARYLIEKLPADRDAADSMRWIKTVLTRNLSAMANEDALIDQGGVFALVGPTGVGKTTSTAKLAARCVMRHGPDKLALITTDAYRIGAHEQLRIYGKILGVMVHSVKDEADLRIALKELRNKHTVLIDTVGVSQRDQMVTEQVSMLQGAGSDVKRLLCLNATATQETLNEVVRAYQGSGLAGCIMTKLDEAAAIGNVLDVVIRQKLNLFYVSNGQRVPEDLHLADPAYLIDRAFKLKRDAVNTQYLDAELPMLMSNATNDQSMREVHLG, from the coding sequence ATGAACGTCAAAAAATTCAGCGCGCCGACGTCGCGCGAGGCGCTGCGCAAGGTGCGCGAATCGCTCGGCCCGGATGCCGTGATCCTGTCGAACCGCCAGTCCGACGGCGGCGTCGAAATCCTCGCGCTGGCCAACGACGACGCCGCGTCGCTGTCGTCGCCGGCGCCGCATTCGCCGATGGCCGAGCCGGTGCCATCGCTGGACCTGGGCCTGGGCCTTGGATTGCCGGCGGGCCGCGTCGAACAGCGCATGGAGCCGCGCTTCGACAACCGCGCCGCCGAGATGCCGGCCGAGCCGGTGCGCCGCGTGGTCGCCTCGCCATCGTCGTACGCCAGCAAGACCGCTGCCGCAACGCACGCCGCCGCGCCGTCGGCGCCGGCCCAGCCCCGCGCGCCGTCGATCGACGTCGACCAGATCACCGCCATGGTGGCATCGGCCGTCGCCAGCGCCAAGCAGAACGCCGCCGCCGAGATGCAAGTGATGATGGGCGAGATCCGCGCCATGCGCGGCATGATGGAAACCCAGTTGGCCGAAATCGCCTGGGGCAGCACGCAAGCGCGCGAACCGCAGAAGGCGGCCGTGCTGCGCGAGATGCTGGCCGCCGGTTTCTCGGCCAGCCTGGCGCGCTATTTGATCGAAAAACTGCCGGCCGACCGCGACGCCGCCGACAGCATGCGCTGGATCAAAACCGTCCTGACCCGCAACCTGTCGGCCATGGCCAACGAGGACGCGCTGATCGACCAGGGCGGCGTGTTCGCGCTGGTCGGCCCCACCGGCGTGGGCAAGACCACCAGCACCGCCAAACTGGCCGCGCGCTGCGTGATGCGCCACGGCCCGGACAAGCTGGCCCTGATCACCACGGACGCCTATCGTATCGGCGCGCACGAACAGCTGCGCATCTACGGCAAGATCCTCGGCGTGATGGTGCACTCGGTGAAGGACGAAGCCGACCTGCGCATCGCCCTCAAGGAACTGCGCAACAAGCACACGGTGTTGATCGACACCGTCGGCGTGAGCCAGCGCGACCAGATGGTGACCGAACAGGTCTCGATGCTGCAAGGCGCCGGCTCGGACGTCAAGCGCCTGCTGTGCCTTAACGCCACCGCAACCCAGGAGACGCTCAACGAAGTGGTGCGCGCCTACCAGGGCAGCGGCCTGGCCGGCTGCATCATGACCAAACTCGATGAGGCGGCGGCGATCGGCAACGTGCTCGATGTCGTCATCCGCCAGAAGCTCAACCTGTTCTACGTCTCGAACGGCCAGCGCGTGCCGGAAGACCTGCACCTGGCCGATCCGGCCTACCTGATCGACCGCGCTTTCAAGTTGAAACGCGACGCCGTCAACACCCAATACCTGGATGCCGAGCTGCCGATGCTGATGTCGAACGCCACCAACGACCAGTCGATGCGCGAGGTGCACCTTGGCTAA